In a genomic window of Pangasianodon hypophthalmus isolate fPanHyp1 chromosome 1, fPanHyp1.pri, whole genome shotgun sequence:
- the tcea3 gene encoding transcription elongation factor A protein 3 isoform X6 has product MTREEDLIRIAKKLDKMVSRNNTEGALDLLRELQKFNMTLKLLQDTRIGMSVNGIRKHCRDEDVVSLAKILIKNWKRLLDSSHSQKAERPNEMKNGSGASTQSPGGPSPDTESSPKSSLNAPKKPVDKHRKEKTEVLFKKERQESDHKKEKHISNHTKERERMSVMDSSVSSSAAPLHPPKCSSVEVKKDRREAPDPQSPPHLLHLHHSLPAHIRKQQPEVKKDRRVAPETLTSQHSHSHHSSSHKRPEVPKERKKTPDQNAPLPPLPLHLHPPAPKQCVLEMKKLRKETVNPDAPLPPLPLHLHPSTLTKRPSVDMQKDKEKESKDKERRDSSDFSQQPPKKPVNDAKKERKDSTDSKSGQRQQSSDSKPQRRDSGNSKSVSSPLPKKLLEERRESHGPKLTLPGAIQRKVSTDSNDGRKSKPETPKTPSTPTTPLSPSFSPAGGPLSPHLLTGDSIRDKCIEMLSAALRTDDDYKYYGANCDAMAAEIEDHVYQEIKATDMKYKNRVRSRISNLKDPKNPNLRKNVLGGAIELSRIATMTAEEMASDELKQLRNILTQEAIREHQMAKTGGTVTDLLQCGKCKKKNCTYNQVQTRSADEPMTTFVLCNECGNRWKFC; this is encoded by the exons ATGACACGAGAGGAGGACCTGATACGGATTGCGAAAAAGCTAGACAAAATGGTGTCTAGGAATAACACG gaagGTGCTCTTGACCTGTTGAGAGAATTGCAAAAATTCAATATGACCCTTAAGTTGCTTCAG GACACAAGAATTGGTATGTCTGTCAACGGAATAAGAAAGCACTGCAGAGATGAGGATGTCGTCTCCCTTGCGAAGATTCTTATCAAAAACTGGAAGAGGCTATTAG ATTCTAGCCATTCCCAGAAGGCTGAAAgaccaaatgaaatgaaaaatgggaGCGGGGCCAGTACACAATCACCTGGTGGACCTTCTCCAGACACAGAGTCGAG CCCAAAATCCAGTTTAAACGCTCCCAAGAAACCTGTTGATAAgcacagaaaagagaaaactgaGGTGttgtttaagaaagaaagacaagaaagtGACCACAAAAAGGAAAAGCACATCAGTAATCACACAAAGGAGAGGGAGAG GATGAGTGTTATGGATTCGAGTGTATCCTCCTCTGCTGCGCCTCTCCATCCTCCCAAGTGTTCATCAGTGGAAGTGAAGAAAGACAG GAGAGAGGCTCCCGATCCCCAGAGTCCTcctcatcttcttcatcttcaccaTTCTCTTCCTGCTCATATTCGTAAACAGCAGCCTGAAGTGAAGAAAGACAG GAGAGTGGCACCAGAAACTCTGACCTCTCAGCATTCTCATTCTCATCATTCCTCTTCTCATAAAAGGCCAGAGGTTCCTAAAGAGAG AAAAAAGACTCCAGATCAAAATGCCCCACTTCCTCCTTTGCCTCTTCATCTGCATCCTCCTGCTCCGAAACAATGTGTTTTAGAGATGAAGAaactgag gAAAGAGACTGTGAATCCTGatgctcctcttcctcctcttcctctccaccTTCATCCCTCTACTCTTACAAAGCGTCCTTCCGTAGACAtgcagaaagacaaagaaaaagaaagcaaagacaAAGAAAG AAGGGATTCCTCGGATTTCAGTCAGCAGCCTCCGAAAAAGCCAGTTAACGACgcaaagaaagaaag gaaagaCTCCACTGACTCTAAGTCTGGCCAACGACAGCAGTCAAGTGACTCCAAACCTCAGAG AAGGGACTCGGGTAACTCAAAGTCTGTAAGCTCACCCCTGCCTAAGAAGCTCTTGGAGGAAAG GAGAGAATCTCATGGCCCTAAGTTGACTCTCCCTGGAGCTATACAGAGAAAGGTGTCCACGGACAGTAATGATGGAAG AAAAAGTAAACCTGAGACCCCGAAGACACCCAGCACCCCGACTACCCCTCTGTCCCCTTCCTTTAGCCCTGCTGGCGGTCCTCTCTCCCCTCACCTGCTCACTGGGGACTCCATCAGGGACAAGTGCATTGAAATGCTGTCAGCTGCACTACGCACAGATG ATGACTACAAATATTATGGAGCAAACTGTGATGCCATGGCAGCTGAAATTGAGGATCAT GTCTACCAGGAGATTAAAGCCAcagatatgaaatataaaaacagagtACGTAGCCGCATCAGCAACCTTAAAGATCCAAAGAATCCAAATTTACGCAAGAATGTCCTGGGAGGAGCCATCGAGCTGAGTCGCATAGCCACCATGACTgcggag GAAATGGCCAGTGATGAGCTGAAGCAGCTGAGGAACATTCTGACTCAGGAAGCCATCCGCGAGCACCAGATGGCCAAGACCGGTGGCACAGTTACTGACCTGCTGCAGTGTGGCAAATGCAAGAAAAAGAACTGCACATACAACCAG GTGCAAACTCGGAGTGCTGATGAGCCGATGACCACATTTGTGCTGTGCAATGAGTGCGGAAACCGCTGGAAG ttttgctgA
- the tcea3 gene encoding transcription elongation factor A protein 3 isoform X10 gives MTREEDLIRIAKKLDKMVSRNNTEGALDLLRELQKFNMTLKLLQDTRIGMSVNGIRKHCRDEDVVSLAKILIKNWKRLLDSSHSQKAERPNEMKNGSGASTQSPGGPSPDTESSPKSSLNAPKKPVDKHRKEKTEVLFKKERQESDHKKEKHISNHTKERERMSVMDSSVSSSAAPLHPPKCSSVEVKKDRKETVNPDAPLPPLPLHLHPSTLTKRPSVDMQKDKEKESKDKERFVSPHDKCRKEMPAPKRSAQQMISEHKKHSRDLGESKQAKRLSTDMKKDRRDSSDFSQQPPKKPVNDAKKERKDSTDSKSGQRQQSSDSKPQRRDSGNSKSVSSPLPKKLLEERRESHGPKLTLPGAIQRKVSTDSNDGRKSKPETPKTPSTPTTPLSPSFSPAGGPLSPHLLTGDSIRDKCIEMLSAALRTDDDYKYYGANCDAMAAEIEDHVYQEIKATDMKYKNRVRSRISNLKDPKNPNLRKNVLGGAIELSRIATMTAEEMASDELKQLRNILTQEAIREHQMAKTGGTVTDLLQCGKCKKKNCTYNQVQTRSADEPMTTFVLCNECGNRWKFC, from the exons ATGACACGAGAGGAGGACCTGATACGGATTGCGAAAAAGCTAGACAAAATGGTGTCTAGGAATAACACG gaagGTGCTCTTGACCTGTTGAGAGAATTGCAAAAATTCAATATGACCCTTAAGTTGCTTCAG GACACAAGAATTGGTATGTCTGTCAACGGAATAAGAAAGCACTGCAGAGATGAGGATGTCGTCTCCCTTGCGAAGATTCTTATCAAAAACTGGAAGAGGCTATTAG ATTCTAGCCATTCCCAGAAGGCTGAAAgaccaaatgaaatgaaaaatgggaGCGGGGCCAGTACACAATCACCTGGTGGACCTTCTCCAGACACAGAGTCGAG CCCAAAATCCAGTTTAAACGCTCCCAAGAAACCTGTTGATAAgcacagaaaagagaaaactgaGGTGttgtttaagaaagaaagacaagaaagtGACCACAAAAAGGAAAAGCACATCAGTAATCACACAAAGGAGAGGGAGAG GATGAGTGTTATGGATTCGAGTGTATCCTCCTCTGCTGCGCCTCTCCATCCTCCCAAGTGTTCATCAGTGGAAGTGAAGAAAGACAG gAAAGAGACTGTGAATCCTGatgctcctcttcctcctcttcctctccaccTTCATCCCTCTACTCTTACAAAGCGTCCTTCCGTAGACAtgcagaaagacaaagaaaaagaaagcaaagacaAAGAAAG GTTTGTTTCTCCCCATGATAAATGTAGAAAAGAAATGCCAGCACCAAAACGAAGTGCACAGCAGATGATATCTGAACATAAGAAACACAG CAGAGATCTGGGGGAGAGTAAACAAGCCAAAAGACTGTCTACAGACATGAAGAAAGACAG AAGGGATTCCTCGGATTTCAGTCAGCAGCCTCCGAAAAAGCCAGTTAACGACgcaaagaaagaaag gaaagaCTCCACTGACTCTAAGTCTGGCCAACGACAGCAGTCAAGTGACTCCAAACCTCAGAG AAGGGACTCGGGTAACTCAAAGTCTGTAAGCTCACCCCTGCCTAAGAAGCTCTTGGAGGAAAG GAGAGAATCTCATGGCCCTAAGTTGACTCTCCCTGGAGCTATACAGAGAAAGGTGTCCACGGACAGTAATGATGGAAG AAAAAGTAAACCTGAGACCCCGAAGACACCCAGCACCCCGACTACCCCTCTGTCCCCTTCCTTTAGCCCTGCTGGCGGTCCTCTCTCCCCTCACCTGCTCACTGGGGACTCCATCAGGGACAAGTGCATTGAAATGCTGTCAGCTGCACTACGCACAGATG ATGACTACAAATATTATGGAGCAAACTGTGATGCCATGGCAGCTGAAATTGAGGATCAT GTCTACCAGGAGATTAAAGCCAcagatatgaaatataaaaacagagtACGTAGCCGCATCAGCAACCTTAAAGATCCAAAGAATCCAAATTTACGCAAGAATGTCCTGGGAGGAGCCATCGAGCTGAGTCGCATAGCCACCATGACTgcggag GAAATGGCCAGTGATGAGCTGAAGCAGCTGAGGAACATTCTGACTCAGGAAGCCATCCGCGAGCACCAGATGGCCAAGACCGGTGGCACAGTTACTGACCTGCTGCAGTGTGGCAAATGCAAGAAAAAGAACTGCACATACAACCAG GTGCAAACTCGGAGTGCTGATGAGCCGATGACCACATTTGTGCTGTGCAATGAGTGCGGAAACCGCTGGAAG ttttgctgA
- the tcea3 gene encoding transcription elongation factor A protein 3 isoform X5, with amino-acid sequence MTREEDLIRIAKKLDKMVSRNNTEGALDLLRELQKFNMTLKLLQDTRIGMSVNGIRKHCRDEDVVSLAKILIKNWKRLLDSSHSQKAERPNEMKNGSGASTQSPGGPSPDTESSPKSSLNAPKKPVDKHRKEKTEVLFKKERQESDHKKEKHISNHTKERERMSVMDSSVSSSAAPLHPPKCSSVEVKKDRREAPDPQSPPHLLHLHHSLPAHIRKQQPEVKKDRRVAPETLTSQHSHSHHSSSHKRPEVPKERKKTPDQNAPLPPLPLHLHPPAPKQCVLEMKKLRKETVNPDAPLPPLPLHLHPSTLTKRPSVDMQKDKEKESKDKERKEMPAPKRSAQQMISEHKKHRDLGESKQAKRLSTDMKKDRRDSSDFSQQPPKKPVNDAKKERKDSTDSKSGQRQQSSDSKPQRRDSGNSKSVSSPLPKKLLEERRESHGPKLTLPGAIQRKVSTDSNDGRKSKPETPKTPSTPTTPLSPSFSPAGGPLSPHLLTGDSIRDKCIEMLSAALRTDDDYKYYGANCDAMAAEIEDHVYQEIKATDMKYKNRVRSRISNLKDPKNPNLRKNVLGGAIELSRIATMTAEEMASDELKQLRNILTQEAIREHQMAKTGGTVTDLLQCGKCKKKNCTYNQVQTRSADEPMTTFVLCNECGNRWKFC; translated from the exons ATGACACGAGAGGAGGACCTGATACGGATTGCGAAAAAGCTAGACAAAATGGTGTCTAGGAATAACACG gaagGTGCTCTTGACCTGTTGAGAGAATTGCAAAAATTCAATATGACCCTTAAGTTGCTTCAG GACACAAGAATTGGTATGTCTGTCAACGGAATAAGAAAGCACTGCAGAGATGAGGATGTCGTCTCCCTTGCGAAGATTCTTATCAAAAACTGGAAGAGGCTATTAG ATTCTAGCCATTCCCAGAAGGCTGAAAgaccaaatgaaatgaaaaatgggaGCGGGGCCAGTACACAATCACCTGGTGGACCTTCTCCAGACACAGAGTCGAG CCCAAAATCCAGTTTAAACGCTCCCAAGAAACCTGTTGATAAgcacagaaaagagaaaactgaGGTGttgtttaagaaagaaagacaagaaagtGACCACAAAAAGGAAAAGCACATCAGTAATCACACAAAGGAGAGGGAGAG GATGAGTGTTATGGATTCGAGTGTATCCTCCTCTGCTGCGCCTCTCCATCCTCCCAAGTGTTCATCAGTGGAAGTGAAGAAAGACAG GAGAGAGGCTCCCGATCCCCAGAGTCCTcctcatcttcttcatcttcaccaTTCTCTTCCTGCTCATATTCGTAAACAGCAGCCTGAAGTGAAGAAAGACAG GAGAGTGGCACCAGAAACTCTGACCTCTCAGCATTCTCATTCTCATCATTCCTCTTCTCATAAAAGGCCAGAGGTTCCTAAAGAGAG AAAAAAGACTCCAGATCAAAATGCCCCACTTCCTCCTTTGCCTCTTCATCTGCATCCTCCTGCTCCGAAACAATGTGTTTTAGAGATGAAGAaactgag gAAAGAGACTGTGAATCCTGatgctcctcttcctcctcttcctctccaccTTCATCCCTCTACTCTTACAAAGCGTCCTTCCGTAGACAtgcagaaagacaaagaaaaagaaagcaaagacaAAGAAAG AAAAGAAATGCCAGCACCAAAACGAAGTGCACAGCAGATGATATCTGAACATAAGAAACACAG AGATCTGGGGGAGAGTAAACAAGCCAAAAGACTGTCTACAGACATGAAGAAAGACAG AAGGGATTCCTCGGATTTCAGTCAGCAGCCTCCGAAAAAGCCAGTTAACGACgcaaagaaagaaag gaaagaCTCCACTGACTCTAAGTCTGGCCAACGACAGCAGTCAAGTGACTCCAAACCTCAGAG AAGGGACTCGGGTAACTCAAAGTCTGTAAGCTCACCCCTGCCTAAGAAGCTCTTGGAGGAAAG GAGAGAATCTCATGGCCCTAAGTTGACTCTCCCTGGAGCTATACAGAGAAAGGTGTCCACGGACAGTAATGATGGAAG AAAAAGTAAACCTGAGACCCCGAAGACACCCAGCACCCCGACTACCCCTCTGTCCCCTTCCTTTAGCCCTGCTGGCGGTCCTCTCTCCCCTCACCTGCTCACTGGGGACTCCATCAGGGACAAGTGCATTGAAATGCTGTCAGCTGCACTACGCACAGATG ATGACTACAAATATTATGGAGCAAACTGTGATGCCATGGCAGCTGAAATTGAGGATCAT GTCTACCAGGAGATTAAAGCCAcagatatgaaatataaaaacagagtACGTAGCCGCATCAGCAACCTTAAAGATCCAAAGAATCCAAATTTACGCAAGAATGTCCTGGGAGGAGCCATCGAGCTGAGTCGCATAGCCACCATGACTgcggag GAAATGGCCAGTGATGAGCTGAAGCAGCTGAGGAACATTCTGACTCAGGAAGCCATCCGCGAGCACCAGATGGCCAAGACCGGTGGCACAGTTACTGACCTGCTGCAGTGTGGCAAATGCAAGAAAAAGAACTGCACATACAACCAG GTGCAAACTCGGAGTGCTGATGAGCCGATGACCACATTTGTGCTGTGCAATGAGTGCGGAAACCGCTGGAAG ttttgctgA
- the tcea3 gene encoding transcription elongation factor A protein 3 isoform X4, translating into MTREEDLIRIAKKLDKMVSRNNTEGALDLLRELQKFNMTLKLLQDTRIGMSVNGIRKHCRDEDVVSLAKILIKNWKRLLDSSHSQKAERPNEMKNGSGASTQSPGGPSPDTESSPKSSLNAPKKPVDKHRKEKTEVLFKKERQESDHKKEKHISNHTKERERMSVMDSSVSSSAAPLHPPKCSSVEVKKDRREAPDPQSPPHLLHLHHSLPAHIRKQQPEVKKDRRVAPETLTSQHSHSHHSSSHKRPEVPKERKKTPDQNAPLPPLPLHLHPPAPKQCVLEMKKLRKETVNPDAPLPPLPLHLHPSTLTKRPSVDMQKDKEKESKDKERKEMPAPKRSAQQMISEHKKHSRDLGESKQAKRLSTDMKKDRRDSSDFSQQPPKKPVNDAKKERKDSTDSKSGQRQQSSDSKPQRRDSGNSKSVSSPLPKKLLEERRESHGPKLTLPGAIQRKVSTDSNDGRKSKPETPKTPSTPTTPLSPSFSPAGGPLSPHLLTGDSIRDKCIEMLSAALRTDDDYKYYGANCDAMAAEIEDHVYQEIKATDMKYKNRVRSRISNLKDPKNPNLRKNVLGGAIELSRIATMTAEEMASDELKQLRNILTQEAIREHQMAKTGGTVTDLLQCGKCKKKNCTYNQVQTRSADEPMTTFVLCNECGNRWKFC; encoded by the exons ATGACACGAGAGGAGGACCTGATACGGATTGCGAAAAAGCTAGACAAAATGGTGTCTAGGAATAACACG gaagGTGCTCTTGACCTGTTGAGAGAATTGCAAAAATTCAATATGACCCTTAAGTTGCTTCAG GACACAAGAATTGGTATGTCTGTCAACGGAATAAGAAAGCACTGCAGAGATGAGGATGTCGTCTCCCTTGCGAAGATTCTTATCAAAAACTGGAAGAGGCTATTAG ATTCTAGCCATTCCCAGAAGGCTGAAAgaccaaatgaaatgaaaaatgggaGCGGGGCCAGTACACAATCACCTGGTGGACCTTCTCCAGACACAGAGTCGAG CCCAAAATCCAGTTTAAACGCTCCCAAGAAACCTGTTGATAAgcacagaaaagagaaaactgaGGTGttgtttaagaaagaaagacaagaaagtGACCACAAAAAGGAAAAGCACATCAGTAATCACACAAAGGAGAGGGAGAG GATGAGTGTTATGGATTCGAGTGTATCCTCCTCTGCTGCGCCTCTCCATCCTCCCAAGTGTTCATCAGTGGAAGTGAAGAAAGACAG GAGAGAGGCTCCCGATCCCCAGAGTCCTcctcatcttcttcatcttcaccaTTCTCTTCCTGCTCATATTCGTAAACAGCAGCCTGAAGTGAAGAAAGACAG GAGAGTGGCACCAGAAACTCTGACCTCTCAGCATTCTCATTCTCATCATTCCTCTTCTCATAAAAGGCCAGAGGTTCCTAAAGAGAG AAAAAAGACTCCAGATCAAAATGCCCCACTTCCTCCTTTGCCTCTTCATCTGCATCCTCCTGCTCCGAAACAATGTGTTTTAGAGATGAAGAaactgag gAAAGAGACTGTGAATCCTGatgctcctcttcctcctcttcctctccaccTTCATCCCTCTACTCTTACAAAGCGTCCTTCCGTAGACAtgcagaaagacaaagaaaaagaaagcaaagacaAAGAAAG AAAAGAAATGCCAGCACCAAAACGAAGTGCACAGCAGATGATATCTGAACATAAGAAACACAG CAGAGATCTGGGGGAGAGTAAACAAGCCAAAAGACTGTCTACAGACATGAAGAAAGACAG AAGGGATTCCTCGGATTTCAGTCAGCAGCCTCCGAAAAAGCCAGTTAACGACgcaaagaaagaaag gaaagaCTCCACTGACTCTAAGTCTGGCCAACGACAGCAGTCAAGTGACTCCAAACCTCAGAG AAGGGACTCGGGTAACTCAAAGTCTGTAAGCTCACCCCTGCCTAAGAAGCTCTTGGAGGAAAG GAGAGAATCTCATGGCCCTAAGTTGACTCTCCCTGGAGCTATACAGAGAAAGGTGTCCACGGACAGTAATGATGGAAG AAAAAGTAAACCTGAGACCCCGAAGACACCCAGCACCCCGACTACCCCTCTGTCCCCTTCCTTTAGCCCTGCTGGCGGTCCTCTCTCCCCTCACCTGCTCACTGGGGACTCCATCAGGGACAAGTGCATTGAAATGCTGTCAGCTGCACTACGCACAGATG ATGACTACAAATATTATGGAGCAAACTGTGATGCCATGGCAGCTGAAATTGAGGATCAT GTCTACCAGGAGATTAAAGCCAcagatatgaaatataaaaacagagtACGTAGCCGCATCAGCAACCTTAAAGATCCAAAGAATCCAAATTTACGCAAGAATGTCCTGGGAGGAGCCATCGAGCTGAGTCGCATAGCCACCATGACTgcggag GAAATGGCCAGTGATGAGCTGAAGCAGCTGAGGAACATTCTGACTCAGGAAGCCATCCGCGAGCACCAGATGGCCAAGACCGGTGGCACAGTTACTGACCTGCTGCAGTGTGGCAAATGCAAGAAAAAGAACTGCACATACAACCAG GTGCAAACTCGGAGTGCTGATGAGCCGATGACCACATTTGTGCTGTGCAATGAGTGCGGAAACCGCTGGAAG ttttgctgA
- the tcea3 gene encoding transcription elongation factor A protein 3 isoform X7, protein MTREEDLIRIAKKLDKMVSRNNTEGALDLLRELQKFNMTLKLLQDTRIGMSVNGIRKHCRDEDVVSLAKILIKNWKRLLDSSHSQKAERPNEMKNGSGASTQSPGGPSPDTESSPKSSLNAPKKPVDKHRKEKTEVLFKKERQESDHKKEKHISNHTKERERMSVMDSSVSSSAAPLHPPKCSSVEVKKDRKKTPDQNAPLPPLPLHLHPPAPKQCVLEMKKLRKETVNPDAPLPPLPLHLHPSTLTKRPSVDMQKDKEKESKDKERFVSPHDKCRKEMPAPKRSAQQMISEHKKHSRDLGESKQAKRLSTDMKKDRRDSSDFSQQPPKKPVNDAKKERKDSTDSKSGQRQQSSDSKPQRRDSGNSKSVSSPLPKKLLEERRESHGPKLTLPGAIQRKVSTDSNDGRKSKPETPKTPSTPTTPLSPSFSPAGGPLSPHLLTGDSIRDKCIEMLSAALRTDDDYKYYGANCDAMAAEIEDHVYQEIKATDMKYKNRVRSRISNLKDPKNPNLRKNVLGGAIELSRIATMTAEEMASDELKQLRNILTQEAIREHQMAKTGGTVTDLLQCGKCKKKNCTYNQVQTRSADEPMTTFVLCNECGNRWKFC, encoded by the exons ATGACACGAGAGGAGGACCTGATACGGATTGCGAAAAAGCTAGACAAAATGGTGTCTAGGAATAACACG gaagGTGCTCTTGACCTGTTGAGAGAATTGCAAAAATTCAATATGACCCTTAAGTTGCTTCAG GACACAAGAATTGGTATGTCTGTCAACGGAATAAGAAAGCACTGCAGAGATGAGGATGTCGTCTCCCTTGCGAAGATTCTTATCAAAAACTGGAAGAGGCTATTAG ATTCTAGCCATTCCCAGAAGGCTGAAAgaccaaatgaaatgaaaaatgggaGCGGGGCCAGTACACAATCACCTGGTGGACCTTCTCCAGACACAGAGTCGAG CCCAAAATCCAGTTTAAACGCTCCCAAGAAACCTGTTGATAAgcacagaaaagagaaaactgaGGTGttgtttaagaaagaaagacaagaaagtGACCACAAAAAGGAAAAGCACATCAGTAATCACACAAAGGAGAGGGAGAG GATGAGTGTTATGGATTCGAGTGTATCCTCCTCTGCTGCGCCTCTCCATCCTCCCAAGTGTTCATCAGTGGAAGTGAAGAAAGACAG AAAAAAGACTCCAGATCAAAATGCCCCACTTCCTCCTTTGCCTCTTCATCTGCATCCTCCTGCTCCGAAACAATGTGTTTTAGAGATGAAGAaactgag gAAAGAGACTGTGAATCCTGatgctcctcttcctcctcttcctctccaccTTCATCCCTCTACTCTTACAAAGCGTCCTTCCGTAGACAtgcagaaagacaaagaaaaagaaagcaaagacaAAGAAAG GTTTGTTTCTCCCCATGATAAATGTAGAAAAGAAATGCCAGCACCAAAACGAAGTGCACAGCAGATGATATCTGAACATAAGAAACACAG CAGAGATCTGGGGGAGAGTAAACAAGCCAAAAGACTGTCTACAGACATGAAGAAAGACAG AAGGGATTCCTCGGATTTCAGTCAGCAGCCTCCGAAAAAGCCAGTTAACGACgcaaagaaagaaag gaaagaCTCCACTGACTCTAAGTCTGGCCAACGACAGCAGTCAAGTGACTCCAAACCTCAGAG AAGGGACTCGGGTAACTCAAAGTCTGTAAGCTCACCCCTGCCTAAGAAGCTCTTGGAGGAAAG GAGAGAATCTCATGGCCCTAAGTTGACTCTCCCTGGAGCTATACAGAGAAAGGTGTCCACGGACAGTAATGATGGAAG AAAAAGTAAACCTGAGACCCCGAAGACACCCAGCACCCCGACTACCCCTCTGTCCCCTTCCTTTAGCCCTGCTGGCGGTCCTCTCTCCCCTCACCTGCTCACTGGGGACTCCATCAGGGACAAGTGCATTGAAATGCTGTCAGCTGCACTACGCACAGATG ATGACTACAAATATTATGGAGCAAACTGTGATGCCATGGCAGCTGAAATTGAGGATCAT GTCTACCAGGAGATTAAAGCCAcagatatgaaatataaaaacagagtACGTAGCCGCATCAGCAACCTTAAAGATCCAAAGAATCCAAATTTACGCAAGAATGTCCTGGGAGGAGCCATCGAGCTGAGTCGCATAGCCACCATGACTgcggag GAAATGGCCAGTGATGAGCTGAAGCAGCTGAGGAACATTCTGACTCAGGAAGCCATCCGCGAGCACCAGATGGCCAAGACCGGTGGCACAGTTACTGACCTGCTGCAGTGTGGCAAATGCAAGAAAAAGAACTGCACATACAACCAG GTGCAAACTCGGAGTGCTGATGAGCCGATGACCACATTTGTGCTGTGCAATGAGTGCGGAAACCGCTGGAAG ttttgctgA